The following are encoded in a window of Methanococcus voltae genomic DNA:
- a CDS encoding TFIIB-type zinc ribbon-containing protein, translating to MSVNINKIKFDDGYAKKYDKRIVIDRVYVSIQCPFLFSVLGNGFNKDIYDNVRKNYSQFVQRITEKKDGGKTGDFHFRIPVEVWEDGKLESNLQGEEIASISISFRQPHVARGYFNMNRLYMSEHGLNPYNSSYRDDNVLPISIREDKNNTLLKEYSRLFINRINEYKREYYYYLKELFGIDIEKLKRDLDRVKMTYDKLIEVSVQSAEVCVEWLNCESLQFNYITEARKNNYLKVYGDLTQTEYYTSPKKGNKVQFKRYQKGAGINRHEFTWHSELSRQWIVEDIQYLPLSIFEGVNESYAHFGFDFETMRPLKLSGESVLQDYADWWKLPLDYVKTVLYGKSYVLKFDRNSKGVRERLKSKGLIVPLEKELGGKRGLWRWSDTVQKIRLSLQGCYVCPVCNSVMRYDEMKHRHVCEHCGRVDDHSIWQLGDDQLEEEYGNNSQQ from the coding sequence ATGAGCGTTAATATTAACAAAATTAAATTTGACGATGGTTACGCTAAGAAATATGATAAAAGGATAGTAATTGACAGGGTTTATGTATCCATACAATGTCCTTTTTTATTTTCAGTTTTAGGTAATGGATTTAATAAAGATATTTACGATAATGTACGGAAGAATTATTCGCAATTCGTCCAAAGAATAACTGAAAAAAAGGATGGAGGTAAAACTGGAGACTTTCACTTTAGAATACCCGTGGAAGTTTGGGAAGATGGAAAACTTGAATCTAACTTGCAAGGTGAAGAAATAGCTTCTATTTCAATAAGTTTCAGACAACCGCACGTAGCAAGGGGTTATTTCAATATGAACCGGCTTTATATGAGCGAACACGGTTTAAATCCTTATAATTCATCATACCGAGACGATAATGTATTGCCGATTTCAATACGGGAAGATAAAAACAATACGCTACTAAAAGAGTATTCAAGATTGTTTATAAATCGAATAAATGAATATAAACGTGAATACTACTATTATCTAAAAGAATTATTTGGTATTGACATTGAAAAACTTAAAAGAGACCTTGATAGGGTAAAAATGACCTATGACAAGCTCATTGAAGTATCTGTTCAAAGTGCGGAGGTTTGTGTCGAATGGCTGAATTGTGAAAGTTTGCAATTTAATTATATCACTGAAGCAAGGAAAAACAATTATCTAAAAGTTTACGGAGACCTTACCCAAACGGAATATTATACATCCCCCAAAAAAGGAAACAAGGTTCAATTTAAACGATATCAAAAAGGAGCGGGTATAAATCGTCATGAATTTACATGGCATTCGGAGCTCTCTCGACAGTGGATAGTTGAAGATATTCAATACTTGCCACTTAGCATATTTGAGGGAGTTAATGAAAGTTACGCCCATTTTGGATTTGATTTCGAGACTATGCGACCTTTAAAATTATCCGGTGAGAGCGTACTCCAAGATTATGCGGATTGGTGGAAATTACCCCTTGATTATGTTAAAACAGTGCTTTACGGCAAATCTTATGTTTTAAAATTCGATAGAAATTCCAAAGGAGTCCGAGAACGGTTAAAATCAAAAGGTTTAATCGTGCCACTTGAAAAGGAGTTAGGTGGCAAGCGGGGTCTTTGGCGTTGGAGTGATACGGTACAAAAAATAAGGTTATCTCTGCAAGGGTGCTATGTTTGCCCAGTTTGTAACAGCGTAATGAGATACGACGAAATGAAGCATAGGCACGTTTGCGAACACTGTGGACGAGTCGATGACCATTCGATATGGCAATTAGGAGATGACCAGTTAGAGGAAGAATATGGAAATAATAGCCAACAATAA
- a CDS encoding DUF2080 family transposase-associated protein: protein MRTTEIRPKVFEGTIKEWGNSARFSMKKEYVGKRAILVIVEEEENQKGRID from the coding sequence ATGCGAACTACTGAAATAAGACCCAAGGTATTCGAGGGAACAATAAAAGAATGGGGCAATTCAGCAAGATTCTCAATGAAAAAGGAGTACGTCGGAAAAAGGGCAATACTCGTAATAGTTGAGGAGGAAGAAAACCAAAAAGGACGGATTGATTAA
- a CDS encoding MarR family transcriptional regulator, translating to MFKKLLNKKHTFSILRILYEAEEEPYFSEIQKISKIDKSTLSLLLTEMEKYELVSKREDTSDYILPKRYYKLTPKGIETYERYKHLLDVEKDFNNNEMVNSNNSSNIQGDNTIITNSHDIVIKK from the coding sequence ATGTTTAAAAAATTATTAAATAAGAAGCATACATTTAGCATTTTAAGGATATTATACGAAGCTGAAGAAGAACCTTATTTTTCAGAAATTCAAAAAATATCGAAGATTGATAAGAGTACATTAAGTCTTTTATTAACTGAAATGGAGAAATACGAATTAGTTTCAAAAAGAGAAGATACTTCAGACTACATATTACCTAAAAGGTACTATAAATTAACCCCTAAAGGAATAGAGACTTACGAACGATATAAACATTTGTTAGACGTTGAAAAGGATTTTAATAACAACGAAATGGTAAACAGTAATAACAGCAGTAATATACAAGGCGATAACACTATTATAACAAATTCACACGATATCGTAATAAAAAAATAA
- a CDS encoding tyrosine-type recombinase/integrase gives MNEESRNLAKRYLNFLSARSKDTIKSYRVSLNIFMEFFPEKSWESITIDDGLFFYNNYRSHNGKPIQISTTIRRLTDVSRFYEWAIENNYLINNPLKLYVRTLRPQLKERQCLSKNQAKLLLSKIEDYHYYIFTLFLIKTGVRISEFINISLNDMDLSDRSILIKSGKGNKDRYVFIDDELLLHIKQYLKYREFLNPKIDRLFLTKGGYKLSEGQISDYRRYLRTISKDILNITVTPHVLRHTFGTLACESNMNIEILSKIMGHANVNTTMTYIHSSKEFRKKEFLRVMNNKDYL, from the coding sequence ATGAACGAAGAATCAAGGAATTTAGCAAAAAGATATTTAAACTTTTTATCTGCACGAAGTAAGGACACTATCAAAAGTTATAGAGTTTCGTTAAATATTTTCATGGAATTTTTCCCAGAAAAAAGCTGGGAAAGTATAACAATCGATGACGGGTTGTTTTTCTATAATAATTACAGAAGTCATAACGGAAAACCAATTCAGATAAGTACAACGATTAGACGTTTAACAGATGTTAGCCGTTTTTACGAATGGGCAATTGAGAATAATTATTTAATAAATAATCCTTTAAAGCTCTATGTACGTACTTTACGACCCCAGTTAAAAGAACGGCAATGTTTAAGTAAAAATCAAGCTAAATTATTACTTTCAAAAATAGAAGACTATCATTATTACATATTCACTTTATTTCTTATAAAAACAGGTGTCCGTATAAGTGAATTCATAAATATTTCGTTAAATGATATGGATTTATCGGATAGGTCGATATTAATCAAGAGCGGGAAAGGAAATAAGGACAGATACGTATTCATTGACGATGAATTATTACTTCACATAAAGCAATATTTAAAATACAGAGAATTTTTAAACCCTAAAATAGATAGATTGTTTTTAACCAAAGGAGGTTATAAACTTTCAGAGGGTCAAATATCAGATTATAGAAGATATTTAAGAACTATATCGAAAGATATCTTAAATATCACAGTAACGCCTCACGTACTACGCCATACATTTGGAACATTAGCCTGTGAAAGCAATATGAATATTGAAATATTATCTAAAATAATGGGTCATGCAAACGTTAACACGACAATGACTTACATACACTCAAGTAAAGAATTTAGAAAAAAAGAATTTTTAAGGGTAATGAATAATAAAGACTATCTATAA
- a CDS encoding 4-phosphopantoate--beta-alanine ligase, whose amino-acid sequence MSMVPESHPRYKSLLNRGKVVEAFESGVLAKGGLIAHGRGETYDYLIGETTPKVAKEAIKASAAMLLLAKNPVISVNGNSIALAKDELIDLAAELNGKIEVNLFYRTEEREQKIKELFEKNESNNENYKNNKITLLGIDDANKQMPNVDHLRGKVSEAGIYTADVVLVPLEDGDRAEALIEMGKNVVAIDLNPLSRTAQKSTITIVDELTRCIPLLTEEIINLKQQKLSNEELKQIAEFDNKKALNEVLKLISDKLTNQ is encoded by the coding sequence ATGTCAATGGTTCCAGAATCACACCCAAGATACAAATCATTATTAAACAGAGGAAAAGTTGTAGAAGCTTTTGAATCTGGAGTACTCGCAAAAGGCGGTTTAATTGCTCACGGTAGGGGTGAAACTTACGACTACCTTATAGGTGAAACAACCCCAAAAGTCGCAAAAGAAGCAATAAAAGCAAGTGCTGCAATGCTATTGCTTGCTAAAAACCCCGTAATATCCGTAAATGGTAATAGCATCGCACTCGCAAAAGATGAATTAATCGATTTAGCTGCAGAATTAAACGGAAAAATCGAAGTAAACTTATTTTATAGAACCGAAGAACGAGAACAAAAAATCAAGGAATTGTTTGAGAAAAACGAAAGTAACAACGAGAATTATAAAAATAATAAGATAACACTATTGGGAATCGATGATGCGAACAAACAAATGCCAAACGTCGACCACTTAAGAGGTAAAGTTTCAGAAGCGGGAATTTACACAGCCGATGTAGTATTAGTACCTTTAGAAGATGGAGACAGAGCTGAAGCACTTATCGAAATGGGTAAAAATGTTGTAGCAATTGATTTAAACCCTCTTTCAAGAACTGCGCAAAAATCTACCATTACGATTGTGGATGAGCTTACAAGATGTATACCACTCTTAACCGAAGAAATAATAAATTTAAAACAGCAAAAATTGTCAAATGAAGAATTAAAACAGATTGCAGAATTTGATAATAAAAAAGCATTAAATGAAGTTTTAAAATTAATTTCTGATAAATTAACAAATCAATAA
- the rplJ gene encoding 50S ribosomal protein L16 encodes MALRPGRCYREINKPSYTRKEYVRAVPQPRVVHYVMGNTATEFPVEYHLVSKTDCQIRHNALESARIAGNKFIQRECGRLGYKFHIRVYPHQILRENKMAAGAGADRISDGMRLSFGKATGTAARVRKGQEIITISTTVEKANIAKEALRRCSMKMPTACKIELRKGKDLVKD; translated from the coding sequence ATGGCACTAAGACCAGGAAGATGTTACAGAGAAATAAACAAGCCTTCTTACACAAGAAAAGAATACGTAAGAGCTGTCCCACAACCAAGAGTAGTTCACTACGTTATGGGTAATACGGCTACAGAATTCCCAGTAGAATACCACTTAGTATCAAAAACAGACTGTCAAATTAGACACAACGCATTGGAATCAGCAAGGATTGCTGGTAACAAATTTATCCAAAGAGAATGCGGTAGATTAGGTTACAAATTCCATATTAGAGTTTACCCACACCAAATATTAAGAGAAAATAAAATGGCTGCGGGAGCTGGTGCGGACAGGATTTCTGACGGTATGAGATTGTCATTTGGTAAAGCTACAGGTACAGCTGCAAGAGTTAGAAAAGGACAAGAAATCATTACCATTTCAACAACAGTTGAGAAAGCAAACATTGCAAAAGAAGCTTTAAGAAGATGTTCAATGAAAATGCCAACAGCATGTAAAATTGAACTCAGAAAGGGTAAGGATTTAGTAAAAGATTAA
- the purQ gene encoding phosphoribosylformylglycinamidine synthase I translates to MKVAITKFLGTNCDGDVFHAVELAKGEPEYVWFTEQNLDNFGGAVIPGGFSYGDHLRAGAISSKTPIIEALRKMVDDGKPVLGICNGAQIGLEANFSKGILTDNNCAHFICKWVYIKVENNETPFTKQYAKGEVLKIPIAHAEGKFYADEETIKEMYEKNMIVFKYCDAEGNVTEEANPNGSIDNIAGVCNEAGNCVLLMPHPERASEIELGSNDGLKMFTSMIE, encoded by the coding sequence ATGAAAGTAGCAATCACAAAATTTTTAGGTACAAACTGCGACGGCGATGTATTCCACGCGGTAGAATTAGCAAAAGGAGAACCTGAATACGTATGGTTTACTGAACAAAACTTAGATAACTTTGGCGGAGCAGTAATTCCAGGCGGTTTTTCATACGGTGACCACTTGAGAGCAGGTGCAATTTCAAGTAAAACCCCAATTATCGAAGCATTAAGAAAAATGGTAGACGATGGCAAGCCAGTTTTAGGTATTTGTAATGGTGCACAGATAGGGCTCGAAGCAAACTTCTCAAAAGGAATTCTTACAGACAACAACTGTGCTCATTTTATCTGCAAATGGGTTTACATTAAAGTAGAAAACAACGAAACACCTTTCACAAAACAATATGCAAAAGGAGAAGTTTTAAAAATTCCTATAGCACACGCAGAAGGTAAATTTTACGCAGACGAAGAAACTATCAAAGAAATGTATGAAAAGAACATGATAGTATTCAAATACTGTGACGCTGAAGGAAACGTTACAGAGGAAGCAAACCCTAACGGTTCAATTGATAACATCGCAGGTGTATGCAACGAAGCTGGAAACTGTGTTTTATTAATGCCTCACCCAGAAAGAGCAAGTGAAATTGAGCTTGGTTCTAACGATGGTTTAAAAATGTTTACATCAATGATTGAGTAA
- a CDS encoding (5-formylfuran-3-yl)methyl phosphate synthase encodes MIILVSPKNIEEAKEANAGGADIIDVKNPPEGSLGANFPWVIKETREVTPKDKLVSAAIGDVPFKPGTVTLAAYGAALSGADYVKVGLWGTRSYQEAVEVMKNVSKAVKSTGEDKIVVAAGYADAYRIGAVDPLVIPKVARDSGCDVAMLDTAVKDGKTLFDHLSIDLLKEFVEESHAYGLKVALAGSIKKEELPMLKQINCDIVGVRGAACTKGDRNEGTIQRDLVEELVKICRE; translated from the coding sequence GTGATTATACTCGTAAGTCCTAAAAATATTGAAGAAGCAAAAGAAGCTAACGCAGGAGGGGCGGATATCATAGATGTTAAAAACCCACCTGAAGGTTCATTAGGTGCAAATTTCCCTTGGGTAATCAAAGAAACAAGAGAAGTAACCCCTAAAGATAAATTAGTTAGTGCAGCAATTGGAGACGTACCATTTAAGCCAGGTACAGTTACTTTAGCAGCTTACGGTGCTGCTTTAAGCGGTGCAGACTATGTAAAAGTAGGTTTGTGGGGTACAAGGTCATACCAAGAAGCTGTTGAAGTTATGAAGAATGTTTCAAAAGCTGTTAAATCAACCGGTGAAGATAAAATCGTTGTAGCTGCAGGATATGCTGATGCTTACAGAATTGGCGCTGTTGACCCATTGGTAATCCCAAAAGTAGCAAGAGATTCCGGCTGTGATGTTGCAATGTTAGATACTGCTGTTAAAGATGGAAAAACATTATTTGACCACTTAAGCATTGATTTATTAAAAGAATTCGTGGAAGAATCACACGCATATGGTTTAAAAGTAGCATTAGCTGGTTCAATTAAAAAAGAAGAACTCCCAATGTTAAAACAAATTAACTGTGATATCGTAGGTGTGAGAGGCGCAGCTTGTACCAAAGGCGATAGAAACGAAGGAACTATTCAAAGAGACTTAGTTGAAGAATTAGTAAAAATATGTAGAGAATAA
- a CDS encoding cation:proton antiporter, which yields MDVPILIGYMALLFVFGSFLAKIAKKLGIPDIPVLLTFGLFVGPFLGIVSTVDAQTVFSFIGSAGLIVLLLMGAFEMRWIVLKRVLSTVIRLDTIGLIIYLVISGLLFNIIFGIPNLSPIGYLFGAVTSATDPATLIPIFANSDIDPNIAVTLEAESVFNDPLGIVATSLILTSLGFVSTANPIIEFFTLAVGGLGLGYLGGKVYEYIVRTRNFGEYISPLTMGIAFLIWYIGEEIIPSLTGYGFSGYMAVAIMGLYIGNVVTKNPAKTEELDNLAEFGNHLSVFIRVLIFVFLGASISLTVLKEYALLGSVCALAALFIARPIGVLISTAYPNVNTLKERAYFALEAPRGVVPAAMGAMIYSNIMANPSIIPSTITAYMPAEAIAGSILVTTFVTIFFSVIIEGSWAYRLANKLFNV from the coding sequence ATGGATGTTCCGATACTAATCGGTTATATGGCCTTATTATTTGTATTTGGGTCATTTTTAGCCAAAATAGCAAAAAAATTGGGAATCCCGGACATACCGGTACTTCTAACTTTTGGGCTTTTTGTAGGTCCATTTTTAGGGATTGTATCAACAGTAGATGCTCAAACAGTTTTCTCATTTATTGGTTCTGCAGGTCTTATTGTATTGCTACTAATGGGAGCTTTTGAAATGCGATGGATCGTACTAAAAAGAGTGTTAAGTACAGTTATAAGGCTCGACACTATTGGGTTAATCATTTATCTTGTTATCTCAGGGTTACTGTTTAATATCATATTTGGAATTCCAAATTTAAGTCCAATAGGTTATTTATTTGGTGCTGTAACGAGTGCTACAGACCCGGCTACTTTGATACCAATATTTGCAAATTCCGATATTGACCCAAACATTGCCGTTACTTTAGAAGCTGAAAGCGTATTTAACGACCCTTTAGGTATTGTTGCTACATCATTAATCCTTACGAGTTTAGGATTTGTAAGTACTGCAAATCCGATAATTGAATTCTTTACCCTTGCGGTAGGCGGTTTAGGACTCGGTTACCTTGGCGGAAAGGTTTACGAATATATCGTTAGAACTAGGAACTTTGGAGAGTATATATCGCCATTAACTATGGGTATCGCATTTTTAATATGGTATATAGGCGAAGAAATAATACCAAGCTTAACAGGGTACGGATTTAGCGGATATATGGCTGTTGCCATTATGGGATTATACATTGGTAACGTAGTTACTAAAAACCCTGCAAAAACCGAGGAACTCGACAATTTAGCAGAATTTGGTAACCATTTGTCTGTGTTTATTAGAGTTCTAATATTCGTATTCCTGGGTGCAAGTATAAGTCTTACAGTATTGAAAGAATATGCTTTATTGGGTTCAGTTTGTGCATTAGCTGCATTATTCATTGCTAGACCTATTGGTGTTTTAATAAGTACAGCATACCCCAATGTAAATACCCTCAAAGAAAGGGCTTACTTTGCTTTAGAGGCTCCTCGTGGAGTAGTTCCTGCAGCTATGGGTGCTATGATATATTCAAACATTATGGCAAATCCATCAATTATACCTTCGACAATAACCGCTTACATGCCTGCAGAAGCAATTGCAGGGTCCATATTAGTTACTACATTTGTAACAATATTCTTCAGCGTAATTATTGAAGGTTCTTGGGCATACCGTCTTGCTAATAAACTCTTTAACGTATAA
- a CDS encoding nucleotide sugar dehydrogenase, whose protein sequence is MEVENSNLKLGNNQGKKDFTEKNEKFENTSLSESNNTNDSKRIKSLSYDVTMGEMEELENLGIEAVSSNSNIKELQKMEIPGIVNMASDKEVNSEIDLRPKQEFEINNICVVGLGYIGLPTASMLANYNYNVLGVDIDQNKVNQIKNGSLKIEEPGLATIVKGAINSKNLTVSTQPAPADVFIICVPTPARTNGDGSKSCDLKYINSAVENIRPHVKEGNLVIIESTITPGTTEKVYKELKKSVNEIYVAHCPERVIPGRIIKELSGNDRIIGGINQKSAEMAKNIYKSFVEGNIYTTNSKSAEMVKLMENTYRDINIALANEFSKICDEIGVNVWEAISIANKHPRVNILNPGPGVGGHCISIDPWFIVEVSDNAKFIKSARELNDNMPNFVFKKVEDELREYKEEFNLSKKDMKICIFGATYKGNVEDTRESPSEKVVDLLNDAGYKVMTYDPHAELFKYPLYDLETCVLNADCILVLTDHDVFKETTSEKIEFIESKIRNKHIIDTKNILNHELWQKFGFKYKLLGNGRTD, encoded by the coding sequence ATGGAGGTAGAAAATTCTAACCTTAAATTGGGCAATAATCAGGGGAAAAAGGATTTTACTGAAAAAAACGAAAAATTTGAAAACACTTCATTAAGTGAATCTAACAATACAAATGATTCAAAAAGAATTAAAAGTTTATCCTATGACGTAACCATGGGTGAAATGGAAGAGTTGGAAAATTTAGGAATTGAGGCAGTCAGTTCTAATTCAAATATCAAAGAATTACAAAAAATGGAAATTCCTGGTATTGTAAATATGGCAAGTGATAAAGAAGTAAATTCCGAGATAGATTTACGCCCTAAACAAGAATTTGAGATTAATAACATTTGCGTTGTTGGTCTTGGATACATAGGATTACCTACGGCTTCAATGTTAGCCAATTATAACTATAATGTTTTAGGTGTTGATATTGACCAAAACAAAGTTAATCAAATTAAAAACGGTAGCTTAAAAATCGAAGAACCTGGTTTAGCTACAATCGTAAAAGGGGCTATAAACTCTAAAAATTTAACAGTTAGTACTCAGCCAGCACCTGCAGATGTTTTTATAATCTGTGTACCTACTCCAGCTCGTACAAATGGTGATGGCTCCAAAAGTTGCGATTTAAAGTACATAAATAGTGCCGTAGAAAATATCAGACCTCATGTAAAAGAAGGTAATTTAGTTATTATTGAAAGTACCATTACGCCAGGAACTACTGAAAAAGTTTACAAAGAGCTTAAAAAATCAGTTAACGAAATCTACGTTGCTCACTGTCCTGAAAGAGTTATACCAGGTAGAATAATAAAAGAATTATCCGGTAACGATAGAATTATTGGTGGTATAAACCAAAAATCTGCAGAAATGGCTAAGAACATCTATAAGTCATTTGTAGAAGGTAACATATACACTACAAACTCAAAATCTGCAGAAATGGTAAAATTAATGGAAAATACGTACAGAGATATTAATATCGCTCTTGCTAATGAATTTTCTAAAATCTGTGACGAAATAGGCGTCAATGTTTGGGAAGCTATAAGTATAGCAAACAAACACCCTCGTGTTAACATATTAAACCCAGGACCTGGCGTGGGAGGTCACTGTATTAGTATTGACCCATGGTTTATCGTTGAAGTTTCAGATAATGCCAAATTTATTAAATCTGCTCGTGAATTAAACGATAATATGCCAAATTTCGTATTTAAAAAAGTTGAAGACGAATTAAGAGAGTATAAAGAAGAGTTTAATTTATCCAAAAAAGACATGAAAATTTGTATATTTGGAGCTACATACAAAGGAAATGTTGAAGATACAAGGGAAAGTCCTTCTGAAAAGGTTGTTGACTTATTAAACGATGCAGGATATAAAGTAATGACTTACGATCCACATGCAGAGTTATTTAAATACCCACTCTATGATTTAGAGACCTGTGTTTTAAATGCAGACTGTATATTGGTTTTAACTGACCACGACGTATTTAAAGAAACTACTTCGGAAAAAATAGAATTTATCGAGTCAAAAATTAGAAATAAACATATTATAGATACCAAAAATATATTAAATCATGAATTATGGCAAAAATTCGGATTTAAATACAAATTATTAGGAAATGGTAGAACAGATTAA
- a CDS encoding helix-turn-helix domain-containing protein — MEKIAVHIMGEIVYSDDIGKTMKKWREMFGIPQVEISRNLDVSPSVISDYEVGRRKNPGVNIVKKYVNALIALDKEKGGHTIKALKNVLNPTSMNAILQLKEYQNPKTVGKMLETIDGKIICGESGISHQIFGHTVIDSKKAILEMNGQDFINLYGWTSERALVFTEVSAGRSPMVAIRVSNIKPRVVIFNGVSNLDRLAVKLAELEGITLITTELNTNDLLKKLKEAC; from the coding sequence ATGGAAAAAATAGCTGTACATATTATGGGTGAAATAGTATATTCCGACGATATCGGTAAAACTATGAAAAAATGGAGGGAAATGTTTGGCATTCCTCAAGTCGAGATTTCTCGAAACTTGGATGTCTCTCCATCGGTCATAAGTGATTACGAAGTCGGAAGAAGAAAAAACCCTGGAGTAAACATTGTTAAAAAATACGTAAACGCACTTATAGCACTTGACAAGGAAAAGGGTGGGCATACTATTAAAGCTCTTAAAAACGTCTTAAATCCAACCTCCATGAATGCGATACTTCAATTAAAAGAGTATCAAAATCCAAAAACCGTTGGAAAGATGTTAGAAACCATAGACGGCAAAATTATCTGCGGAGAGTCTGGTATTAGCCACCAAATATTCGGACATACAGTTATTGATAGTAAAAAGGCCATTTTAGAAATGAATGGTCAAGATTTCATCAATTTGTATGGTTGGACAAGTGAAAGGGCGTTGGTATTTACAGAAGTTTCTGCAGGTAGGAGTCCGATGGTTGCGATAAGAGTAAGCAACATCAAGCCAAGAGTTGTAATATTTAACGGTGTATCAAATCTTGATAGATTAGCCGTTAAATTAGCGGAGTTAGAAGGTATTACCCTGATAACAACGGAATTGAATACAAATGATTTACTTAAAAAATTAAAAGAGGCTTGTTAA
- a CDS encoding hydroxymethylglutaryl-CoA synthase, with protein sequence MNEVGIVGYGSHIPKYRIQVEEIAKVWGKEANAIKRGLVVNEKSVPGPDEDTATISVEAARRALARANINPEKIGAIYVGSESHPYAVKPTSGIVGEAICTTPDYTAADLEFACKAGTAGIQMCMGLVGSGMIEYGLAVGSDTAQGAPGDALEYTAAAGGAAYIIGNKKSEILAKFNGTYSFTTDTPDFWRREHEHYPKHGGRFTGEPAYFKHVLNAAKGMFEKMGTTPADYDYCVFHQPNGKFYINAAKKLGFNQEQWKYGLLTPYLGNTYSGAVPLGLSNILDHAKAGDRIFAVSYGSGAGSDAFDITVTDNIAGAAEKAVTTETLLAHKKYIDYAVYMKYREKIRM encoded by the coding sequence ATGAACGAAGTGGGTATCGTAGGATATGGAAGCCATATACCAAAATACAGAATACAAGTTGAAGAAATCGCTAAAGTTTGGGGAAAAGAAGCTAATGCTATTAAAAGAGGTTTAGTAGTAAACGAAAAGAGCGTTCCAGGACCAGACGAAGATACAGCTACAATATCAGTAGAAGCTGCAAGAAGAGCACTTGCTAGGGCAAATATTAACCCTGAAAAGATTGGAGCTATATACGTAGGTAGTGAAAGCCACCCTTACGCAGTTAAACCTACATCAGGTATTGTTGGAGAAGCTATATGTACTACACCAGATTACACAGCAGCAGACTTAGAATTTGCTTGTAAAGCAGGTACTGCAGGTATCCAGATGTGTATGGGTCTCGTAGGTAGCGGAATGATTGAATACGGTTTAGCCGTAGGTTCAGATACCGCACAAGGTGCTCCAGGTGATGCTTTAGAGTATACTGCAGCAGCAGGTGGTGCAGCTTACATTATCGGTAACAAAAAAAGCGAAATTTTAGCAAAATTCAATGGTACATACTCTTTTACAACAGATACGCCAGACTTTTGGAGAAGAGAACATGAGCACTACCCAAAACACGGCGGTAGATTTACAGGAGAACCAGCTTACTTTAAGCACGTTTTAAACGCAGCTAAAGGAATGTTTGAAAAAATGGGTACAACACCAGCAGATTACGATTACTGTGTATTCCACCAACCAAACGGTAAATTCTACATTAACGCAGCTAAAAAATTAGGATTCAACCAAGAACAATGGAAATACGGTTTATTAACTCCATACTTAGGAAACACCTACTCAGGAGCTGTTCCTTTGGGATTATCAAACATTTTAGACCACGCAAAAGCAGGAGACAGGATTTTTGCGGTTTCATACGGTAGTGGTGCAGGTAGCGATGCTTTCGATATTACTGTTACAGACAACATTGCAGGCGCAGCTGAAAAGGCAGTTACAACAGAGACTTTATTGGCACACAAAAAGTACATCGACTATGCTGTGTACATGAAATACAGAGAAAAAATTAGAATGTAA